One window of Polyangium spumosum genomic DNA carries:
- the prs gene encoding ribose-phosphate diphosphokinase, protein MARDTGAQMDQKVPTMARKLLFTISSYAYLEPRFLAAGDLDRGEIVHKTFPDGERYLRVAEDPWGRDVVLLGGTPTDLDWLELYDLGCAISTGGARSLSIVMPYFGYATMERAVLPGEVVTAKTRARLISAIPPCEGGTRVYLFDLHTDGIPYYFGDSHVTHHLYGAPLVTKLIQRTMDGRSYLLGATDAGRAKWVQSLARDLDVEPAFVYKRRDPDTGKLAVTGVNADVRGREVVIYDDMIRTGSSLIQAAQAYMAAGATRCHAIASHLVLPPGALEKLHASGMFEHILGTDSHPGSQKLPPGAIESTAPLFVSAIERTYRI, encoded by the coding sequence TTGGCGCGTGACACCGGCGCGCAGATGGACCAGAAGGTGCCCACGATGGCCCGGAAGCTCCTCTTCACGATCTCCTCGTACGCCTACCTCGAGCCCCGCTTCCTCGCGGCGGGCGACCTCGATCGCGGCGAGATCGTGCACAAGACCTTCCCCGACGGCGAGCGTTACCTCCGCGTCGCCGAGGACCCCTGGGGCCGCGACGTCGTCCTGCTCGGCGGCACGCCGACCGACCTCGACTGGCTCGAGCTCTACGACCTCGGCTGCGCCATCAGCACGGGCGGCGCGCGCTCGCTCTCCATCGTCATGCCTTATTTCGGCTACGCCACCATGGAGCGCGCTGTCCTGCCCGGCGAGGTCGTCACCGCCAAGACCCGCGCCCGCCTGATCTCGGCCATCCCGCCCTGCGAGGGCGGCACGCGTGTTTACCTCTTCGACCTCCACACCGACGGCATCCCCTACTACTTCGGCGATAGCCACGTCACCCACCACCTCTACGGCGCGCCGCTCGTCACCAAGCTCATCCAGCGTACGATGGACGGCCGCTCCTACCTGCTCGGCGCCACCGACGCCGGCCGCGCCAAGTGGGTCCAGAGCCTCGCCCGCGACCTCGACGTCGAGCCCGCGTTCGTCTACAAACGCCGCGATCCCGACACGGGGAAACTCGCCGTCACGGGCGTCAACGCCGACGTGCGTGGCCGCGAGGTCGTCATCTATGACGACATGATCCGCACGGGATCCTCGCTCATCCAGGCCGCCCAGGCGTACATGGCCGCTGGCGCCACGCGTTGCCACGCGATCGCGAGCCACCTCGTCCTGCCCCCCGGCGCCCTCGAAAAGCTCCACGCGAGTGGCATGTTCGAGCACATCCTCGGCACCGACTCACACCCGGGCAGCCAGAAGCTCCCCCCCGGCGCCATCGAGTCCACCGCGCCGCTCTTCGTCAGCGCGATCGAGCGGACGTACCGGATTTGA